Proteins encoded by one window of Microbulbifer salipaludis:
- a CDS encoding HIT domain-containing protein has protein sequence MAERSVFTRIIEGELPARRLYEDDQCIVIEDRAPQAPTHLLVIPRKPLVNLADVAAEDGPLLGHLMWVASTMARRLNLEKGFRLVVNNGREAGQTVFHLHIHLLAQRKMPEAGLADDLRD, from the coding sequence GTGGCTGAGCGCAGTGTGTTCACGCGAATCATCGAGGGCGAGCTTCCTGCTCGACGCCTTTATGAGGACGATCAGTGTATTGTCATTGAAGATCGCGCGCCGCAAGCGCCGACCCACCTGCTGGTCATCCCCCGCAAACCTTTGGTCAATCTGGCGGATGTGGCGGCGGAGGATGGCCCATTGCTGGGGCACTTGATGTGGGTTGCCTCGACGATGGCGCGGCGCCTGAATCTGGAAAAGGGCTTTCGCCTGGTGGTCAACAATGGCCGCGAAGCGGGGCAAACCGTATTTCACCTGCATATCCATTTGCTGGCCCAGCGCAAAATGCCTGAGGCCGGCCTTGCCGACGACCTGCGGGACTGA
- a CDS encoding Trm112 family protein, which yields MMDKKLLSLLVCPVSKAPLEYREESQELICKASGLAYPVRDGIPVMLESEARPLTTDEKLDK from the coding sequence ATCATGGACAAAAAATTACTGAGTTTGCTGGTCTGCCCGGTCAGCAAGGCACCGCTGGAGTATCGCGAGGAGTCTCAGGAGCTGATCTGCAAGGCCAGTGGCCTGGCGTATCCGGTGCGCGATGGTATTCCCGTGATGCTGGAGTCAGAGGCAAGGCCACTGACCACCGACGAGAAACTCGACAAATAG